The proteins below come from a single Rhodohalobacter sp. SW132 genomic window:
- a CDS encoding translocation/assembly module TamB domain-containing protein, giving the protein MTESEQQPPNKRRSYLKWMIALFVIILLIGGARMALKSDWLLDYARDLIVEQANQQINGELEIGTIRGDLLFGLTITDIRISDLNSDEILSADTLRVRYTLPRVIRTPHRLDLLSLNGVQANLVQDEDSVWNAEKLIPATEEDPEESDPVYWSIDRIILDHTNVSVRSDILLPDGFLEVEDLALQTMVEMYPDRWLVSLDELSLTLREGRLPSPIELNMQAVARDEQITLESLVVNTGRSLLRARASYDDGERITGEAELAPIARNDIEAYLEEYPLKKDLQIGLTAEGSLTDLNISVTADAGTGGNFSLSAGTDLSDPYILHSLDLEVNQFNGVELLGDTTLPTIEYLTFSGSGMINPAEPERANWSGDLLVDTFSLDEYFLDRAEFSYSVENESASLTGSLTKQNEEIELNASASALFSDAPQWRANLSTAELNLATWLQNPDLDSQLTINLEADGSGIEPEALRSNVDLLVSDGRFGDQEFSSVQFTGHINPMEVTGDLLALIDESRFFANFTIDDWADAPNYIFELGMESVNLAELNGLEELPTYLNGTLQGEGRSFDLETLQMSAVARLDSSIVNGEPIDTLRADLTIENQALFVENAILESPIADFDFSLRQHITDFNHPQNQLQFTAIIKDLFPIAPLFGLDNLAAEGRIEGELERNAEDILEFRSTLELENIVVDTLFTAERITGGATVRLLDEIEAESNVQISQPEVAGQMVQDFNITASATLAEDETFGNLGFELINDEESRLVHSGRYSITPERTLLTTTQIEFETPANTLSLLRPFDITFADDILSVDTLRIQSPDASTYIEFWAPHVDSLSQNLGLDASELNLGVLQRTTIGEEFVDGYLSGKIQVNNSPDSLNLQASGLLEQLQFEDGEMDSLQFSVDLANEWLGLELNASHDGSELFSGSTRVPFLPGDPATFDDQFFDREIEGDFVLNNTDINYWLSFVPGSVAEETEGTLSFNGRLGGQAGRPEFSGELEFRDGRLSGVPIDAVDIGIQYEHDEQEASFDGNIISRGDEILSFDSRVPFKIDLRELELQLPSDDDDIHVDIQTNDFNLAIFNDFVDRDVIRQIAGRVNGSLNISGTFANLEPSGQFQLTRGSMRIVPAGITIESIGSRISFRSNQLELHEFSMQSGPGRIRASGTVEIDNLVPGELDIRIRGNQFRAINTPEYNAIIDLTSNITGTFEEPSLRGSLTFLSGYVNLQNFGERAVEDVALEGEDEVEPMAFYDSMEIEMDVNFRRQFFIRNRQFLDLEIELGGQVDLLKRPQDDLEMFGQLEGVRGYARPLGRNFEIDEAFVTFSGPVENPELNVRTQYIPPQARTDVVIYYIIEGTAQDPEFRFESEPQMELQDIFSYTVFGRPFYELESWEQVVAGSGGGPSAADVALDVLLDRVELLASQRLGIDVVQIDNSRTGSNSTTSILTGWYLNRRTFFALINEVSTTPKTLFLLEYLLTENLELIITQGDDSREGVDLRWKYDY; this is encoded by the coding sequence TTGACAGAATCAGAACAACAACCCCCCAATAAACGAAGGAGCTACCTGAAGTGGATGATCGCACTGTTTGTGATCATTCTCCTTATAGGTGGTGCACGGATGGCGCTGAAAAGCGACTGGCTGCTGGATTATGCGAGAGATCTGATTGTGGAACAGGCGAATCAGCAAATAAACGGTGAACTTGAGATCGGTACCATCCGGGGTGATCTGCTCTTCGGGCTCACCATCACCGATATTCGGATTTCAGACCTCAACTCCGATGAAATTCTTTCGGCTGATACACTTCGGGTCCGCTACACACTTCCCAGAGTTATCCGCACCCCTCACCGCCTTGATCTTCTCAGCTTAAACGGGGTTCAGGCCAACCTTGTGCAGGACGAGGATTCTGTCTGGAATGCAGAAAAACTAATTCCAGCCACCGAAGAAGATCCTGAAGAATCAGATCCTGTTTACTGGTCAATTGACAGAATAATTCTCGACCACACAAATGTCTCTGTTCGATCTGATATTCTTCTGCCCGACGGTTTCCTTGAGGTAGAAGATCTTGCATTGCAAACGATGGTAGAAATGTACCCCGACCGATGGCTGGTCTCCCTTGATGAGCTATCACTCACGCTTCGTGAAGGGCGGCTTCCGTCACCGATTGAACTAAATATGCAGGCCGTTGCGAGGGATGAACAAATTACGCTCGAATCACTGGTTGTAAACACCGGGCGATCACTGCTCCGTGCCCGTGCCTCGTACGACGACGGGGAAAGAATTACCGGTGAGGCTGAATTAGCCCCGATTGCACGAAATGATATCGAAGCGTACCTCGAGGAGTATCCTCTTAAAAAGGATCTTCAAATTGGACTCACCGCTGAAGGCAGCCTGACGGATTTGAATATCTCTGTAACTGCTGATGCCGGCACAGGCGGTAATTTTTCCCTCAGCGCCGGAACCGATCTGTCCGACCCTTATATTCTGCACTCTCTGGATCTTGAGGTCAACCAATTCAATGGCGTTGAACTTCTTGGTGATACAACCCTTCCAACCATTGAATACCTCACTTTTTCGGGTTCCGGGATGATCAATCCTGCTGAACCGGAGCGGGCAAACTGGAGCGGCGATCTTCTTGTGGATACCTTCTCGCTTGATGAATATTTTCTTGATCGTGCAGAATTCAGCTATTCTGTTGAAAATGAGTCTGCCTCTCTTACAGGTTCCCTCACCAAACAGAATGAAGAAATTGAGCTGAATGCTTCCGCTTCAGCCCTGTTTTCAGACGCTCCGCAATGGCGTGCCAACCTCTCCACTGCCGAATTGAATCTTGCAACCTGGCTGCAAAACCCCGATTTAGACAGCCAACTAACCATCAACCTGGAAGCCGACGGAAGCGGGATTGAACCCGAGGCCCTTCGCAGTAATGTAGATCTGCTCGTATCAGACGGACGATTTGGCGACCAGGAGTTTTCATCGGTTCAGTTTACCGGACACATCAACCCGATGGAAGTTACGGGTGATCTTCTTGCGCTGATTGATGAAAGCCGCTTTTTTGCAAACTTCACGATTGATGACTGGGCTGATGCACCAAACTATATTTTCGAACTTGGAATGGAGAGTGTAAACCTTGCCGAGTTAAACGGACTTGAAGAGCTGCCTACCTATCTGAACGGGACGCTACAGGGAGAAGGACGCTCATTTGACCTGGAAACTCTGCAAATGTCAGCTGTCGCCAGGCTGGATTCGAGTATTGTAAATGGAGAGCCTATTGATACCCTTCGGGCAGATCTCACTATCGAAAACCAGGCCTTATTTGTTGAAAATGCCATTTTGGAAAGTCCGATTGCAGATTTTGATTTTTCACTCCGTCAACACATTACAGATTTTAATCACCCACAGAACCAACTTCAGTTCACGGCTATCATCAAAGATCTTTTCCCCATTGCGCCGCTATTTGGATTAGATAATCTTGCCGCTGAAGGTCGTATTGAAGGAGAATTGGAAAGAAACGCTGAAGATATCCTGGAGTTCAGAAGCACACTCGAGCTCGAAAATATTGTAGTGGACACACTTTTTACTGCAGAACGAATCACAGGCGGGGCTACGGTCCGGCTGCTGGATGAAATTGAAGCCGAATCGAACGTGCAGATTTCACAACCTGAAGTTGCCGGACAAATGGTTCAGGATTTCAACATCACTGCCTCCGCTACGCTGGCTGAGGATGAAACTTTCGGAAATCTCGGTTTTGAGTTAATCAACGATGAGGAGAGCCGATTAGTCCACTCCGGTCGCTACAGTATCACGCCTGAACGTACGCTGCTCACCACTACCCAGATTGAGTTTGAAACTCCGGCAAATACTCTCTCTCTGCTGAGGCCCTTTGATATCACATTTGCTGATGACATACTTTCCGTAGATACCCTCAGAATTCAGTCGCCAGATGCTTCAACCTATATCGAATTCTGGGCTCCGCACGTGGATTCCCTGTCACAAAATCTCGGGCTCGATGCGAGCGAACTGAACCTGGGGGTTCTGCAGCGAACAACCATCGGGGAGGAATTTGTAGACGGATATCTTTCCGGTAAAATCCAGGTAAACAACAGCCCCGACTCTCTCAACCTTCAGGCTTCGGGCCTTCTCGAACAGCTTCAATTCGAAGATGGAGAAATGGATTCACTGCAATTCTCTGTTGATCTCGCCAATGAATGGCTCGGTTTAGAGTTAAATGCGTCACATGATGGATCCGAATTATTCAGCGGAAGCACAAGAGTTCCATTTCTGCCCGGTGATCCTGCAACCTTTGATGACCAGTTTTTTGATCGCGAAATTGAAGGCGATTTTGTCCTGAACAATACAGACATCAACTATTGGCTCTCTTTTGTGCCCGGTTCGGTGGCAGAAGAGACCGAAGGAACACTTTCATTTAACGGCCGGCTGGGTGGGCAGGCAGGCAGACCAGAATTCTCCGGTGAACTTGAATTCAGAGATGGCCGGCTTTCTGGCGTACCCATCGATGCGGTAGATATTGGAATTCAGTATGAGCACGATGAGCAGGAGGCTAGCTTTGACGGCAATATTATTTCCAGAGGTGATGAAATTCTCAGTTTCGATTCAAGAGTTCCATTTAAAATTGACCTGAGAGAGCTCGAATTGCAACTCCCATCCGATGATGACGACATTCACGTAGACATTCAGACAAACGATTTCAACCTGGCAATTTTTAACGATTTTGTGGATCGGGATGTCATCCGGCAAATTGCAGGGCGGGTCAACGGCAGCCTGAATATTTCGGGTACATTTGCGAACCTGGAGCCATCAGGTCAATTTCAACTCACGCGTGGATCAATGCGAATCGTGCCTGCGGGAATCACCATTGAGAGTATTGGCAGCCGCATAAGTTTCAGGTCAAACCAGCTGGAGCTCCATGAATTCTCTATGCAAAGCGGCCCTGGCCGTATCCGGGCATCGGGCACCGTTGAAATTGATAACCTCGTACCGGGTGAATTAGATATCCGGATCAGGGGAAATCAGTTCAGAGCTATAAATACTCCGGAGTATAACGCTATAATAGATCTCACCTCGAATATTACCGGAACCTTTGAAGAACCAAGCCTACGCGGGTCACTCACTTTTCTGAGCGGATATGTGAATCTGCAAAATTTTGGAGAACGAGCGGTAGAAGACGTCGCTTTGGAAGGTGAAGATGAGGTGGAACCGATGGCTTTTTATGATTCCATGGAAATCGAAATGGATGTGAATTTCCGGCGCCAATTTTTTATTCGGAACAGACAGTTCCTGGATCTTGAAATTGAACTGGGTGGTCAGGTAGATCTGCTAAAACGGCCCCAGGACGACCTGGAGATGTTCGGGCAGCTTGAAGGGGTTCGCGGATATGCCAGGCCGCTTGGCAGAAACTTCGAGATTGATGAAGCCTTCGTCACCTTTTCCGGACCTGTTGAAAACCCTGAGCTTAACGTTCGAACACAATATATACCCCCTCAGGCGCGAACCGATGTGGTCATTTATTACATCATCGAGGGCACAGCACAAGATCCGGAATTTCGTTTTGAAAGTGAGCCCCAGATGGAGCTGCAGGATATTTTCAGCTACACGGTTTTTGGGCGCCCATTTTATGAACTTGAATCCTGGGAACAGGTTGTAGCCGGCAGTGGCGGAGGACCATCTGCTGCTGATGTGGCACTTGATGTGCTGCTCGACCGTGTTGAATTGCTGGCTTCCCAGCGCCTCGGAATTGATGTGGTTCAGATCGATAACTCCCGGACCGGGTCAAACAGCACAACTTCTATCCTTACAGGCTGGTACCTGAACCGGAGAACCTTTTTTGCACTGATTAATGAGGTGAGTACTACTCCAAAAACACTCTTTTTACTTGAGTATTTGCTCACTGAAAACCTGGAGCTCATCATCACGCAGGGAGATGACAGCCGCGAAGGGGTTGACCTCAGGTGGAAATACGATTATTAA
- a CDS encoding autotransporter assembly complex family protein: MKFFTTLIITNILLVVFFCTNPLPAEAAEMLDRNEPTDPVIWSVSFEGNENYSRIVLEEVIASRSPNLIRKLFRRYSEFRLNETELRRDRIRLMRFYERRGYDQVEVDFEITEGNKEWKKNITFRIREGEPIRISSSNIVIDAPENIAEYIESLEQFNSDKDSHDLRESHRYQTIRKPDVEGRFNETMQNYGFPWAETEVVADIDSLAKSADVQVVLRPGARSYFTNFEFEGIESVPERIVRREMGIRDGELYDRRKIQEAQRQIFGHHLFRFATITLPEQEQDSTLDLRIRVRENPLRTVQATVGFGSEELLRGQVSWQHRNISGTGHRLGFNARGSFIEQRLGGDYLIPYVFNTRSSFVTSPFGQRRLEPAFELLRAGITNSLVYQIGRTQTATASYEYTMNEELSRRQDVSLPDTVLGYNVSSLVFTGYYSQSVSREPEGWVIQPSAEFSGTFGEATYKFQKLTLDVRHYLPVSSSTTIAGRINTGTIFYTQPDSLPSNIRFFSGGTNSVRGWSRQSLGPKRPSFDGGEFDGFVPRGGRAMFTFNIELRQQLNFLFNGFGMGLFLDGGQVWRALDRMDERPIQFGTGGGLRYQSPIGPIRIDIGYKINPFDEDLNRYNDVDRGSEWDRIGIHFSIGQAF, encoded by the coding sequence TTGAAATTTTTTACAACTCTTATAATCACAAATATTCTGTTAGTTGTGTTTTTCTGCACAAATCCGCTCCCGGCGGAGGCGGCCGAAATGCTGGACCGGAATGAGCCAACTGACCCAGTAATCTGGAGTGTTTCGTTTGAGGGCAATGAAAATTATTCCAGAATTGTGCTGGAAGAGGTTATCGCATCACGGAGTCCAAATCTGATACGAAAACTATTCCGGCGTTACAGCGAGTTCAGATTGAATGAAACAGAACTCCGGAGAGACAGAATTCGCCTGATGCGCTTTTACGAAAGACGGGGGTATGATCAGGTTGAGGTAGATTTTGAAATTACTGAGGGAAACAAAGAGTGGAAAAAAAATATCACGTTTAGAATTCGTGAAGGAGAACCCATAAGAATTTCTTCTTCGAATATCGTAATTGATGCCCCTGAGAATATTGCAGAATACATCGAGTCCCTCGAACAGTTTAATAGCGATAAAGACTCTCATGATCTCAGAGAAAGCCATCGCTATCAAACCATCCGAAAGCCTGATGTTGAAGGGCGTTTTAATGAAACCATGCAGAATTATGGATTTCCCTGGGCCGAAACAGAAGTTGTAGCAGATATCGATTCACTTGCCAAATCAGCTGATGTACAGGTTGTGCTTCGCCCCGGTGCGAGAAGTTATTTTACCAATTTTGAATTTGAAGGTATTGAATCCGTACCGGAACGCATTGTCCGGCGGGAAATGGGAATCAGGGACGGAGAACTTTATGACCGCCGTAAAATTCAGGAGGCACAACGGCAGATTTTCGGTCATCACCTGTTTCGATTTGCTACCATTACGCTGCCTGAGCAAGAACAGGATTCTACACTTGACCTGAGAATCAGGGTCCGTGAAAATCCGCTGCGGACTGTACAGGCAACTGTGGGTTTTGGCAGTGAGGAGCTGCTCCGCGGCCAGGTTTCCTGGCAGCACCGAAATATCAGCGGAACCGGACACAGGCTTGGATTTAATGCACGCGGATCTTTTATTGAACAGCGTTTAGGCGGTGATTATCTCATTCCCTATGTATTTAATACACGCAGCAGTTTCGTCACATCCCCATTCGGGCAGCGCAGGCTGGAGCCCGCCTTTGAACTGTTACGCGCAGGTATTACAAACAGTCTGGTCTACCAGATCGGAAGAACGCAAACAGCCACCGCCTCTTATGAATACACAATGAACGAAGAGCTCTCCCGGCGGCAGGATGTGAGCCTCCCGGATACCGTACTCGGCTACAATGTTTCGTCTCTTGTTTTCACCGGGTACTACAGCCAGAGTGTATCCCGTGAGCCCGAGGGGTGGGTGATTCAGCCATCAGCTGAATTTTCGGGAACGTTCGGAGAGGCTACCTATAAGTTTCAAAAACTCACCCTGGATGTACGTCATTATTTACCGGTTTCAAGCAGTACTACTATTGCAGGGCGAATCAACACCGGAACAATTTTTTACACACAGCCGGATAGTCTCCCCTCAAATATTCGTTTCTTTTCCGGAGGCACCAACTCCGTCAGGGGCTGGTCGAGGCAGTCTCTCGGGCCAAAACGCCCATCCTTTGATGGCGGAGAATTCGACGGATTTGTGCCGCGCGGCGGACGAGCCATGTTCACTTTTAATATTGAATTACGGCAGCAATTAAACTTCCTCTTTAATGGATTTGGAATGGGATTATTCCTGGATGGAGGCCAGGTCTGGCGTGCACTCGACAGAATGGACGAACGCCCCATTCAGTTCGGTACCGGTGGCGGGTTACGATATCAATCACCAATCGGCCCGATACGCATCGACATTGGGTATAAAATTAATCCCTTTGATGAAGACCTGAATCGTTATAATGACGTTGACAGGGGCAGTGAGTGGGACAGAATTGGAATTCACTTTAGCATAGGGCAGGCATTTTGA
- a CDS encoding DUF4199 domain-containing protein: MDKFKHELKWGAIFTLVMLIWMMFERIMGWHTTNIANHATASLFFALPAIAVFVAALLEKRKKAYSGVMTWRQGVICGFYITIVIVLLNPLAQIIIHTVITPDYLQNMIEYSVSSGVLERDEAEAYFSLTNYMVQGVIGTFFMGVVTSAVVAAFIRKSKD, from the coding sequence ATGGATAAATTTAAACATGAATTGAAATGGGGGGCAATCTTTACCCTCGTTATGCTGATCTGGATGATGTTTGAACGGATTATGGGATGGCATACTACGAATATTGCAAACCACGCAACGGCAAGCTTGTTTTTTGCACTCCCGGCTATCGCGGTGTTTGTGGCGGCTCTGTTGGAGAAGAGGAAAAAAGCGTATTCCGGCGTGATGACCTGGCGTCAGGGCGTAATTTGTGGTTTTTACATTACAATAGTGATTGTACTCCTTAATCCACTCGCGCAGATTATTATCCATACCGTTATCACACCAGATTATTTGCAGAATATGATTGAATATTCAGTAAGCAGTGGTGTATTGGAAAGAGATGAAGCAGAGGCGTATTTCAGCCTTACGAATTATATGGTTCAGGGCGTGATCGGTACGTTTTTTATGGGTGTGGTAACGTCTGCGGTGGTGGCAGCTTTCATCCGTAAAAGCAAAGATTAG
- a CDS encoding SCO family protein, which yields MYFNSFGFRIAATILILLILQGCGSDRLDDYSDQSFELINQDGEQVTFPDDFNGAPLVVGFVYTHCPDICSFITANIKKVYEEGVHPEGTQFALITFDPERDTPDVLRHYAYAFEMDREPFQFLTGDPETIDELMRRVKVRTSISDEREVEGGDPIYFMSHSDKILLIDDRSRLVFEYGGSMTPVNLIAEDLEKL from the coding sequence ATGTATTTCAATAGTTTCGGTTTTCGAATAGCAGCAACAATTCTCATACTCCTGATCCTGCAGGGTTGTGGCAGTGATCGTCTGGATGATTACAGCGATCAATCTTTTGAATTGATCAACCAGGACGGGGAGCAGGTTACGTTTCCTGATGATTTTAACGGAGCTCCGCTGGTGGTTGGGTTTGTTTATACACACTGTCCCGATATCTGCTCATTCATTACGGCGAACATTAAAAAGGTGTATGAGGAAGGGGTTCATCCCGAAGGAACCCAGTTTGCTTTGATTACTTTTGATCCGGAACGCGATACGCCCGATGTTCTTCGGCACTACGCGTATGCTTTTGAGATGGATCGCGAACCATTTCAGTTTCTCACCGGTGATCCGGAGACAATTGATGAGCTCATGAGGCGCGTAAAAGTCAGAACATCCATCAGCGATGAACGGGAAGTGGAAGGGGGCGATCCGATCTATTTTATGAGCCATTCGGATAAAATTCTGCTTATTGACGACCGGTCTCGCCTGGTTTTTGAATATGGCGGAAGTATGACGCCGGTAAACCTGATCGCTGAAGATCTGGAAAAGCTTTGA
- a CDS encoding P1 family peptidase, whose amino-acid sequence MKFLLPFIMLFALSIDHSSAQDRERVRDLGISPGILPTGPLNAITDVEGVKVGHSTKIEGDEIRTGVTAILPHSGNLFRDRVPAAVYVGNGFGKALGFTQVQELGELETPIGLTNTLSIHTVANGITDYVLSQPGNENVRSVNPLVGETNDGYLNNIRARALGIEDVHSAIESAETGAVEEGNVGAGTGTRALGFKAGIGTASRQLPDDRGGYTVGVLVQSNFGGILTVNGAPVGEELGNHYMSHNFDETTSESSYASDERDKTGYDFDVDGSVMIIVATDAPVTSRNLERLAKRAFLGVAKVGGFASNGSGDYVIAFSTHDDVRIRLDEDGPALHNRELKNAEMTPLFLAAVEATEEAILNSIFTAGGMSGHNGSEMEGIPVDQVLEILQKYSAVR is encoded by the coding sequence ATGAAATTTTTACTACCCTTCATTATGCTTTTTGCCCTCTCAATTGATCATTCCAGCGCCCAGGATCGTGAACGGGTTCGTGATCTTGGGATTTCCCCCGGTATTTTACCGACCGGCCCTTTGAACGCAATCACAGATGTTGAAGGCGTGAAAGTGGGGCATTCTACAAAAATCGAGGGAGACGAGATTCGTACCGGTGTTACGGCCATTCTGCCTCATAGCGGAAATCTTTTCAGAGATCGCGTTCCGGCTGCGGTGTATGTTGGGAACGGGTTTGGAAAAGCGCTCGGCTTTACCCAGGTGCAGGAACTTGGTGAGCTTGAAACACCGATCGGGCTCACAAATACACTCAGCATTCATACCGTTGCCAACGGAATTACAGATTATGTACTCAGTCAGCCGGGCAATGAAAATGTCCGGTCCGTAAACCCGCTTGTTGGTGAAACCAATGATGGATATCTGAACAACATCAGGGCACGGGCTCTCGGCATTGAAGATGTGCACAGCGCCATTGAATCAGCAGAAACCGGAGCTGTTGAAGAAGGCAACGTTGGCGCAGGTACCGGAACGCGTGCGCTCGGATTTAAAGCCGGCATCGGGACGGCATCACGCCAGCTCCCGGATGACAGGGGCGGATACACGGTTGGCGTTTTGGTTCAGTCAAATTTTGGTGGAATCCTTACTGTAAACGGGGCCCCGGTGGGCGAAGAGCTTGGAAACCATTACATGTCTCATAACTTTGATGAAACGACATCAGAAAGCTCCTACGCTTCTGATGAACGAGATAAAACCGGGTACGATTTTGATGTAGACGGTTCGGTGATGATTATAGTTGCCACGGATGCACCCGTCACTTCCAGGAACCTGGAACGGCTTGCCAAACGGGCTTTCCTCGGAGTTGCAAAAGTGGGCGGATTTGCATCCAACGGAAGCGGTGATTACGTAATTGCATTCTCCACCCATGATGATGTTCGCATACGGCTTGATGAAGATGGGCCTGCACTTCATAACAGAGAACTCAAAAATGCAGAGATGACTCCTCTCTTCCTCGCCGCCGTCGAAGCCACCGAAGAAGCCATACTCAATTCAATCTTTACAGCCGGGGGGATGTCTGGCCATAACGGCAGCGAAATGGAAGGAATCCCGGTAGATCAGGTACTTGAAATCCTGCAAAAATACTCCGCTGTTCGATAA
- a CDS encoding copper chaperone PCu(A)C: protein MVRLIITTLFLFSGILLLIAGCGGSSDDSGDTALSDATGIHIEDAWARPGSEGRMSAAYFIISNFDDETDILRSVASDVARNVEIHESYESEEGMMGMREIQNLEIEAGSTVRLEQGGLHVMLIQLTRQLQDGDTFELTLTFENHGEMTITVPARL from the coding sequence ATGGTCAGGTTAATCATCACAACACTATTTTTGTTCTCCGGGATTCTCCTTCTGATAGCCGGCTGTGGCGGAAGCAGTGATGATTCGGGCGATACAGCACTTTCTGATGCTACCGGAATTCATATCGAAGATGCGTGGGCACGCCCGGGAAGCGAGGGAAGAATGAGTGCCGCCTATTTCATCATCTCTAATTTTGATGATGAAACAGATATTCTGCGCTCTGTAGCGTCTGATGTTGCCCGGAATGTGGAAATTCATGAATCGTACGAAAGTGAAGAAGGAATGATGGGGATGCGGGAGATTCAAAACCTTGAAATAGAGGCTGGATCTACGGTGCGTCTTGAACAGGGCGGTCTCCATGTGATGTTGATTCAGCTCACCCGTCAGCTTCAGGATGGCGACACCTTTGAGCTCACGCTTACATTTGAGAATCACGGTGAAATGACTATTACTGTCCCCGCCCGACTCTGA
- a CDS encoding matrixin family metalloprotease — translation MSKSLKYLLLIVITAFLAAGVYIYKPISGGVAAFTQQKPCSEPMSFSLGTVDTQFAIDPGEVKSAATEAASLWNSTGKSFLEPAGPGDEDADIIIRFVYDERQERTDAELRFRERIRSGQAQIDRMQAQHEQQRELFDARSAEYLNLTGRTTDELSSLNEWVRDKNEAGGFTEEEYEQFTQRKSDVERLQERGMNERAWLDEKADRINREMDDINDKVNENNRLIEQYNSEYAGDLRFTKATFQKIGRGGVITVSQFMNKRELRLILAHELGHALGIGHLSNPESVMHNRMGEQEYYPAVMLTDEDISAVQNLCN, via the coding sequence ATGTCAAAATCCCTAAAATATCTTCTGCTGATTGTGATAACTGCATTTCTTGCAGCAGGAGTATACATCTATAAACCAATTTCTGGAGGGGTTGCGGCATTTACCCAGCAGAAACCGTGCAGCGAACCGATGAGCTTTTCTCTCGGAACGGTAGACACTCAATTTGCGATTGATCCCGGGGAGGTCAAATCAGCGGCTACTGAGGCCGCTTCGTTATGGAACAGTACAGGTAAATCGTTTCTTGAACCTGCCGGACCGGGTGATGAGGATGCAGATATCATCATTCGGTTTGTCTATGATGAACGCCAGGAGCGAACGGATGCTGAGCTTCGGTTCAGGGAGAGGATACGATCAGGTCAGGCTCAAATCGACCGGATGCAGGCACAGCATGAGCAGCAAAGGGAGTTGTTTGATGCCCGTTCTGCTGAATATCTGAACCTCACCGGGCGTACAACGGATGAGCTTAGCTCTTTGAATGAATGGGTGAGAGATAAAAATGAGGCGGGAGGGTTTACTGAAGAGGAGTATGAGCAGTTCACTCAGAGAAAAAGTGATGTGGAGCGACTGCAGGAACGTGGGATGAATGAACGGGCTTGGCTGGATGAAAAAGCTGATAGAATTAATCGAGAGATGGATGACATTAATGATAAAGTAAACGAGAATAATCGACTGATTGAACAGTATAACAGTGAGTATGCGGGGGATTTACGTTTTACGAAAGCCACATTCCAAAAAATCGGAAGAGGAGGAGTTATCACGGTCAGTCAGTTTATGAATAAAAGAGAATTACGGCTGATTCTTGCCCACGAGTTGGGCCACGCATTGGGGATCGGGCATCTCTCTAATCCGGAATCCGTGATGCACAACCGGATGGGCGAGCAAGAGTACTATCCTGCAGTGATGCTCACAGACGAGGATATTTCAGCCGTGCAGAATCTCTGTAACTAA